One part of the Paenibacillus silvisoli genome encodes these proteins:
- a CDS encoding Ger(x)C family spore germination protein → MSLVSKRLVIIPCLLTLLLSGCWDREEVNNMALIISAGVDKTNDGMLSLTVQVFIPNPSAAGGDAGSGQGRVYTASNTGKTVPDALAEMQAQLPRRFSWSHAKAYFFGEELAREGLRDEMDFLVRDIQPREQANLFICKGKAKELIESLKDPNTYETLIKMSQKPSLQHSTLHIVEELINGESGSFVLPVATTMPLASNGTEKTILSVEGLAVIKDLKLVDFVGSPYEQGFKWLTNSQLSRNATMSIKDNGGTVAIRMRHYRMKWKPLIQEGKLKMTIRIRVDGDVVMNSTAYNLMTEHDELRKLDKRFAEDMTKQLKRSLWQAQHRFRTDAIGFAKAFHIRYPRAWRKIMNNWDEKFTQVEVDFVVDVFIRQPGKTSIQATRKTG, encoded by the coding sequence GTGAGCCTAGTATCCAAACGCTTAGTAATCATCCCCTGCCTTCTTACGCTCCTCCTATCGGGCTGCTGGGATCGGGAGGAAGTCAACAATATGGCGTTGATTATTTCCGCCGGAGTCGATAAAACCAACGATGGCATGCTGTCTCTGACTGTTCAAGTCTTCATCCCCAACCCCTCTGCGGCGGGAGGCGATGCCGGCAGCGGCCAAGGCCGGGTATATACGGCGTCCAACACGGGCAAAACGGTGCCGGATGCGCTAGCGGAGATGCAAGCCCAATTGCCGAGAAGATTTTCGTGGAGCCATGCCAAGGCTTATTTTTTCGGAGAAGAGCTTGCTAGGGAAGGGTTGCGGGATGAAATGGACTTTCTCGTTCGCGACATTCAACCTCGGGAACAGGCTAATCTCTTCATCTGCAAAGGAAAGGCAAAGGAATTGATCGAATCGCTTAAAGATCCTAACACGTACGAGACGCTCATTAAAATGTCGCAGAAACCTTCTTTGCAACATTCGACTCTGCACATCGTGGAGGAATTGATTAACGGCGAATCCGGCTCCTTCGTTCTTCCGGTCGCAACGACCATGCCGCTCGCCTCGAATGGAACCGAAAAGACCATTCTAAGCGTTGAAGGATTGGCGGTTATCAAGGATCTTAAGCTGGTCGATTTCGTGGGCTCCCCTTACGAGCAGGGATTCAAGTGGCTGACAAATTCTCAGCTCAGCAGAAACGCGACCATGTCCATTAAAGATAACGGCGGCACAGTCGCCATTCGGATGAGGCATTACCGGATGAAGTGGAAGCCCCTCATTCAAGAAGGAAAGCTGAAGATGACGATCCGGATTCGCGTAGACGGCGACGTCGTCATGAACAGCACGGCATACAATCTCATGACCGAACACGATGAATTGAGAAAACTGGACAAACGGTTCGCGGAGGATATGACGAAGCAATTAAAAAGATCCTTATGGCAAGCGCAGCATCGTTTCCGCACGGACGCCATCGGATTCGCGAAAGCTTTCCATATCCGCTACCCCCGGGCATGGCGCAAAATCATGAACAACTGGGACGAAAAGTTTACGCAAGTGGAAGTCGACTTTGTCGTCGACGTATTCATCCGGCAGCCAGGCAAAACGAGCATTCAAGCCACCAGAAAGACGGGGTAG